The stretch of DNA CCGAAATTTACTAGAAATAAGACGGGacatgaaaacaaaaagaacagaaTAAAACAGTCCATATTGATATCAAAATCCAGACTGCCAAGTCTTCAAAACCCTCTTGAATCAAATATGGCCTACAACAACTCTAAATAGTTCTTTCATGCTGTTTTTGTATCAAAAGCAGAAGCctacataatttaaattccaGCAAACGCTTTCTTCCCAGTTGAGGATCCTGCAGGAATAACCTTCAACACATTGAACCTCACTGTCTTCGACAATGGCCTGAAATTCAAAGGATAAATGTGAGACTCAATGGGAAGAATTTATCATATCACGAGGATCAATGGGAATAATTTAGCATATCTAGATGTACCTGCATTGGCCAATAATAACATGATCTCCCTCCTTCACACGAAAGCAAGGAGAAATATGGGCAGGAATGTTGGAGTGCCTTTTCTCATACCTGAGGGagacaagaaacaaaatacatCAAAATCATGAAGAGAAAAATCGGGTGGTGAAGTGGTGGGAGGGGGATCGGGGAAGTACCTCTGATACTTCTTGACATAATGTAGGTAGTTCCTCCTGACAATAATGGTTCTGACCATCTTAGCACTATGGCAAGTTCCAGCTAAAATGCGGCCCCTAATAGAGACAGTTCCAGTGAAGGGGCATTTCTTATCAATGTACGTTCCTGCTTGAACACAACAGAATTGTAAGTAAACAGCGTTGCGAAGCAAAGTGCTTCATTCCTAAGACGTTCACCTTTTCACTCGATAATCCTTATTTCCAGCAACAATTCAGAGAACATGTGAGCAAGAAACGCCTAAATATCGGACCGTACTAAAAACACATAAGGTACATAGTATAATTGATGATG from Cucurbita pepo subsp. pepo cultivar mu-cu-16 unplaced genomic scaffold, ASM280686v2 Cp4.1_scaffold003190, whole genome shotgun sequence encodes:
- the LOC111786880 gene encoding 40S ribosomal protein S11-like, producing the protein STLLRNAVYLQFCCVQAGTYIDKKCPFTGTVSIRGRILAGTCHSAKMVRTIIVRRNYLHYVKKYQRYEKRHSNIPAHISPCFRVKEGDHVIIGQCRPLSKTVRFNVLKVIPAGSSTGKKAFAGI